The stretch of DNA CGGGTGCAACGCGCCGTCGGCCGGCATGCCGCTGTGGTAGCCGCCGTCCGGATCGTGTTGCAGGTACGCCTGCAGGGTCAGCGAGGTGTCATCGGTGAAGTCGATGCTCAGGGTCGGTGCCAGGGCGTAGCGTTTTTCCTTGTTGTGGTCGAACTGGGTATCGGAGCGGTCCGCCAGCCCGGTCAGGCGATAGGCAATGCGCTTGTCGTCGTCCACCGGGCCGCTGAAGTCGAAGCCCATGCCGCGCTGGCCCTGGGTGCCGACCGTGGCCTGGATCTGATGGTAGGGCTCGAACAGCGGCTTCTTGCTGGTCAGTGCCACCAGGCCGCCCGGGGAGCTGCGGCCGTAAAGCACCGACGAAGGCCCCTTGAGGATGTCCACTCGCTCCAGGAAGTACGGATCGACCTGCATGGTGCTGTAGGTGCCGCTGTCGCCCATGGACTTGAGGCCGTCGAGGTAGATGTTGTCCACCGAGCCGTCGTTGAAGCCGCGCATGGCCACGTAGTCGTACCTGTGGGTCGCGCCGTAGGGGTTGGTCAGCACGCCGGGGGTGTAACGCATGGCCTGGGACACGGTTTGCGAACCCTGGTCGTCCATTTGTTCGCGGGTCACCACCGACACGCTTTGCGAGGTTTCCAGCAGCGCGGTACTGGTCTTGGTGGCGATCTGGCTATGGGTGGCGTTGTAGCCTTCCATGCTGCCCAAGGCATTGCCCAGGGCGAAACCCTTGATATCGGTGGTTGGCAACGCCAGGGCGCCGGTCTCGGGCAAGGCCCGCAGCACGTAGCTGCTGCCGTCCTGGCTCAGCGCTTCCAGGCCGGAGCCGTTGAGCAGTTGGCCCAGGGCCTGGTCGGTGGAGTACTCGCCCTTCAGGCCGGCGGACTGGCGCCCCTGGAGCTGCGCCGGGGTCATCGACAGGGTGATGCTGGCCTCGCGGGCGAAGCGGTTGAGTACCTCGCTCAGGGCGCCGCCGGGGATGTTGTAGCTGTGGCTGAGGCTGGCCGCGCCCGTCTCGGCCGCCTGTGCCAGGCAAGGCAAGGCGGCGATGCCCAGCGCCGAGGAAAGCAGGGCCACGCGCACGGCATGGCGCAGGCCGAGGGTGGGCCGTGCAGAAGAGGAGTGGTGGAAGTGCACAATCATGGAAGGGTTCCGTTGAGTCGCTGAAGGCAGATGGAAGTGCTTACTGTCTAAGCCGGACTCACGGGAAAAAGCCGCCAAAAAAATTTCAACGGGTTGAAGCGTCTCAGGCCAGACGTTCCAGGGTGACCCACCAGCGGGTGCGATAACGCAGGCGCACGGGCAGGGTTTGCGGGAGGATCGCCAGCAGTTTGTCGGTGTCCTCCAGGCGGAACACGCCGGACAGGCGCAGGTCGCCGATCTCGTCGGCACAGCCCAGGTAACCGTGGCGATAACGCCCGACCTCGTGGATGAAGTCCGCCAGCCGCATGTTGCGGGTGACAATCAGGCCATCGGCCCAGGCGCCCACGTCCATGTCCAGCGGCGGCACCGGCACTGCCTGGGACGCACTGACCCGATAGCTTTGCCCGGCCTGTACCCGGGCCGAGGTGCCATCGGTGGTGTGCGGCGAATGAATCGCAACGCTGCCGGCGGTCACGCTCAGGCGCGTGCAGTCGCCCTCCATGCGCACCACGAAACTGGCGTCGAACCCTTCGAACAGACCATGGCGGGTCCGTACCAGCAGCGGCCTGGAAGGGCTCGCCTGCGAGTCCAGGCCGCAGGTCAGCATGATTTCCCCACGGCTGAGCCGGATCAGCCGTTGCCGGGCATTGAAGTCCATGTCGGCGGCGCTGTCGGTGTTGAGCTCCAGGCGCGAGCCGTCCGGCAACTGGAAGCCGCGGCGTTCGCCGGTGGCGGTGGCGAAGTCGGCGTTCCATTGCTGCCAGGCCAGTTGCTCCTTGCCCAGCCACGCGGCGGAGCCCACCAGCATGACGCCGCCGAGCAGCTTCAGGGCCTGGCGTCGGCCGAGGCGCTGGGCGCTGTTTTCCAGGGTATCGAAGGCCACCTGGGCACCGGGTACCGCCCGCAGGTTGCTGTGCAGTTCCTGCTGCAGCGATTGCACCCGTTGCCAGGCCAGCTCGTGCTCGTGATGGGCCGCGCGCCAGGTATCGCATTGCTGCAGCAGCCGGGGATTACCGGCATTGTTGCGCAGGCGCAGCATCCAGTTGATGG from Pseudomonas chlororaphis subsp. chlororaphis encodes:
- a CDS encoding FecR domain-containing protein, which translates into the protein MSAVDNPSINLRRPVDPRHLVVKQAINWMLRLRNNAGNPRLLQQCDTWRAAHHEHELAWQRVQSLQQELHSNLRAVPGAQVAFDTLENSAQRLGRRQALKLLGGVMLVGSAAWLGKEQLAWQQWNADFATATGERRGFQLPDGSRLELNTDSAADMDFNARQRLIRLSRGEIMLTCGLDSQASPSRPLLVRTRHGLFEGFDASFVVRMEGDCTRLSVTAGSVAIHSPHTTDGTSARVQAGQSYRVSASQAVPVPPLDMDVGAWADGLIVTRNMRLADFIHEVGRYRHGYLGCADEIGDLRLSGVFRLEDTDKLLAILPQTLPVRLRYRTRWWVTLERLA